In one Echinicola marina genomic region, the following are encoded:
- a CDS encoding STM3941 family protein, translated as MAELKSHSMTQEVKIPYSKLKIVLVFVGSLGFVAIGVMTLLDEKGLTSLLYSSETLNKTIGVLSILFFGTIAVTVPWKLLSKNSGIEINELGIIDHSNLSSIGLIEWEDIKEIQTHSFKKTSWLLIYTFQPQKYINKAENGFKRWLLKSNIRTYKTPLSITSTILSVKFKVLEKLVMDAFEEKKALQTNKGESHP; from the coding sequence ATGGCAGAACTTAAATCACATAGCATGACTCAGGAAGTTAAAATACCTTATAGCAAGTTGAAAATTGTTCTAGTTTTTGTCGGTTCACTTGGCTTCGTTGCCATAGGAGTTATGACTTTGCTTGATGAAAAAGGACTAACCTCGTTATTGTATAGTAGTGAAACCCTGAATAAAACAATCGGGGTTCTGTCAATTCTTTTCTTTGGAACTATTGCCGTGACAGTTCCGTGGAAGTTACTTTCAAAAAATTCGGGTATAGAAATCAATGAACTCGGAATAATTGACCATTCCAACTTATCAAGTATTGGACTGATTGAGTGGGAAGATATCAAAGAAATTCAGACGCATTCTTTTAAAAAAACAAGTTGGCTGTTGATCTACACTTTCCAACCACAGAAGTATATAAACAAGGCTGAAAATGGATTTAAAAGGTGGCTATTGAAATCTAACATAAGAACATACAAAACCCCTTTATCCATTACCTCAACCATTTTAAGTGTGAAGTTTAAAGTATTGGAAAAGTTAGTGATGGATGCCTTTGAAGAGAAAAAAGCATTACAAACGAATAAAGGAGAATCTCATCCCTAG